TCCACAAGGAGATCCTCGAATCAGTCGTCGCCGGCATCGCCACGGCGTGCAAAGCCAACGGCTGCGCCCTGATCGGGGGCGAGACCGCCGAGATGCCCGGCTTCTACGCGGAGGGAGAATACGATCTCGCCGGATGTATCGTCGGCGTAGTGGAGCGCTCGGTCGTCATCGACGGCTCGCGCATCCGGCCCGGCGATCGTCTCCTGGGGCTCGCCTCCTCGGGACTGCATACCAACGGCTACTCCCTGGCGCGCAAGGTGCTGCTCGAGATTCTGCGGCTCAAGCTTTCCCAGCGGATGGCCGAGCTGGGAAGGACGCTCGCCGAGGAGCTGCTCGAGCCGCACCGCTCCTACCTGCCGATTCTGAGGCCTCTTCTGGCGCGCCGCCTGATCAAGGGGATGGCGCACATCACCGGGGGAGGGTTCACCGACAACATCCCGCGCATCCTTCCCGAAGGGTGCGCCGTCGAGATCGATCCCGCCGCCTGGAAGGTCCCGCCCATCTTCACGATGATCCAGGAAGGAGGGAACGTCTCCGACACCGAGATGCGCCGCACCTTCAACCTGGGGATCGGCATGGTCCTGATCGTCGCGCCGGCGCAGCTGGACGAAGCGCTGCGCCTGCTGCGCCGGAAGGGGGAGAAGGTTCCGGAGATCGGGATGGTGGTCACCGGGAACCGCCGCGTCATCTTCGCCGGATCGCGCCATTGAAGGCGGACGGCCGCATCGGCATCCTGATCTCGGGGCGCGGATCCAACA
The Candidatus Polarisedimenticolia bacterium DNA segment above includes these coding regions:
- the purM gene encoding phosphoribosylformylglycinamidine cyclo-ligase, translated to MPRTARRSEVTTRKIPSRAVSYRDAGVDIDAKMSAVARFSHLAKETFSRAVLTEIGAFGGLYDLGQLRLKRPVLVSSIDGVGTKLKVAIAAGRHDTVGQDLVNHCVNDILVQGAAPLFFLDYLATGKVHKEILESVVAGIATACKANGCALIGGETAEMPGFYAEGEYDLAGCIVGVVERSVVIDGSRIRPGDRLLGLASSGLHTNGYSLARKVLLEILRLKLSQRMAELGRTLAEELLEPHRSYLPILRPLLARRLIKGMAHITGGGFTDNIPRILPEGCAVEIDPAAWKVPPIFTMIQEGGNVSDTEMRRTFNLGIGMVLIVAPAQLDEALRLLRRKGEKVPEIGMVVTGNRRVIFAGSRH